The following coding sequences are from one Streptomyces dengpaensis window:
- a CDS encoding PIN domain-containing protein → MTRSPAVPGGTLVLDSAGLAKAVLRDRTVTGWLALARADDLRVITSAATLVEVVHPRINRPALEWTLSRLVVEPVTEQIARHAAALLAGVGLHGNKYAIDAMLSATALAAPGPVTILTSDPEDLTALCGGRATVIKV, encoded by the coding sequence GTGACCCGCTCCCCCGCCGTTCCCGGCGGCACGCTGGTCCTGGACAGTGCGGGACTGGCCAAGGCCGTCCTGCGCGACCGTACGGTCACCGGCTGGCTCGCCCTCGCACGCGCCGATGACCTGCGTGTGATCACCTCCGCGGCAACCCTCGTCGAGGTGGTCCACCCTCGGATCAACCGGCCGGCGCTGGAGTGGACGCTGTCCCGCCTGGTGGTCGAACCGGTCACCGAGCAGATCGCCCGCCACGCCGCCGCCCTCCTCGCTGGCGTCGGCTTGCACGGCAACAAGTACGCCATCGACGCCATGCTCAGCGCCACTGCTCTCGCCGCCCCCGGGCCGGTCACGATCCTCACCTCGGATCCCGAGGATCTGACCGCACTGTGCGGCGGACGAGCCACCGTGATCAAGGTCTGA
- a CDS encoding zinc-dependent alcohol dehydrogenase family protein, with amino-acid sequence MIILSESVKAQRGPDVDDTLRTGRFHGEGRVRSLGADEDAGTSIVFVQNARRVRRALRGERSLMPQSMRALVAEKVGEPTDVLRLESRPVPTPKAGQALIRVKATPIHASDLHVLRGRYGFSPEFPTVGGHMECVGRIEALGPDTEGLKIGERVVTVAVPAVPGPHVSGTWQEYLVADTRRLLSVPGHLSDSDACQLAVNPLTALLLVTRELDVQPGEWLLQTAAGSTVGRLVIQLARHLGIRTINVVRRRDAVEEIKALGGDEVICTEDEDLLQRVAEIAGPAGVHKAIDCVAGHVGAQVSQALAPGGEVVVYGALSTHRQTDPAALTIPLQARSVIYETKAVRGFWLNRWFGTASPEDALRALSEVRSLVADGVLSIPQGQPFPLERFTEAIALTETPARGAKPFFVFEDGRDNDR; translated from the coding sequence ATGATCATACTGAGCGAGTCGGTAAAGGCCCAGAGGGGGCCCGACGTCGACGACACTCTGCGCACGGGCCGGTTCCATGGAGAAGGAAGGGTCCGGAGCCTGGGCGCCGACGAGGATGCCGGCACCAGCATCGTTTTTGTCCAGAACGCCCGCCGAGTTCGTCGGGCGCTGAGAGGCGAAAGGTCACTCATGCCTCAATCCATGCGCGCGCTCGTAGCCGAAAAGGTTGGCGAGCCTACCGATGTCCTGCGGCTGGAATCCCGGCCTGTTCCCACGCCAAAAGCCGGTCAGGCGTTGATCCGTGTGAAGGCTACTCCGATTCACGCCAGCGATCTGCACGTACTGCGTGGCCGCTATGGTTTCTCCCCCGAGTTTCCCACTGTCGGTGGCCACATGGAATGCGTGGGCCGTATTGAGGCCCTGGGCCCGGATACCGAGGGGCTAAAGATCGGCGAGCGCGTGGTGACCGTCGCAGTCCCGGCGGTACCCGGGCCCCATGTGTCCGGCACTTGGCAGGAATACCTCGTTGCCGATACACGAAGGCTCCTGTCGGTCCCCGGCCATCTGAGCGACTCCGACGCCTGTCAACTCGCTGTCAACCCGTTGACCGCGCTGCTCCTCGTGACTCGCGAACTCGACGTACAGCCGGGTGAATGGTTGTTGCAGACGGCCGCGGGCTCCACCGTCGGCCGACTCGTCATTCAGCTGGCCAGGCATCTGGGTATTCGCACGATCAATGTCGTGCGGCGGCGCGATGCCGTTGAGGAGATCAAAGCGCTTGGTGGTGACGAGGTCATTTGCACTGAGGACGAGGACCTGTTGCAGCGTGTGGCTGAGATCGCAGGACCGGCCGGCGTGCACAAGGCCATCGACTGTGTCGCGGGCCACGTGGGTGCCCAGGTATCCCAGGCATTGGCTCCGGGAGGAGAGGTCGTGGTCTACGGCGCGCTCTCTACCCATCGGCAGACTGACCCGGCAGCGCTGACGATCCCGCTGCAGGCACGCTCGGTTATCTACGAGACCAAAGCAGTCCGTGGCTTCTGGCTGAACCGCTGGTTCGGCACTGCCTCACCTGAGGATGCCTTGCGCGCGCTGTCCGAGGTTCGCAGTCTCGTCGCTGATGGAGTGCTGAGCATCCCCCAGGGCCAGCCGTTCCCACTCGAACGTTTCACTGAAGCCATCGCGCTCACCGAAACACCCGCACGTGGCGCCAAGCCATTCTTCGTCTTCGAAGACGGCCGGGACAACGACAGGTAG
- a CDS encoding nuclear transport factor 2 family protein, with product MSRNQAIVDASWRAYSGFEENDSSDRVALMSPEVIFNFPTSLPYGGTFHGPEGFLAFYRDIYDHYYETFNYDAHTVLDAGSHVVVPVRARAKAKTGRTMENEHCLLFTVNDGRGPQ from the coding sequence GTGTCGCGCAATCAGGCAATCGTAGACGCTTCCTGGCGAGCATATTCCGGATTCGAGGAGAACGATTCCTCGGACCGGGTGGCCCTAATGTCGCCCGAGGTGATTTTCAACTTCCCCACCTCCCTGCCTTATGGCGGGACATTCCATGGGCCTGAGGGGTTTCTCGCCTTCTACCGGGATATCTACGATCACTACTACGAGACCTTCAACTACGACGCACACACGGTGCTCGATGCCGGGTCGCACGTGGTCGTTCCCGTCAGGGCCAGGGCGAAGGCGAAGACTGGCCGCACCATGGAGAACGAACACTGTCTGCTGTTCACCGTGAACGACGGGCGCGGACCTCAGTAG
- a CDS encoding LysR family transcriptional regulator, translating into MELRQLEYFVAVAEEANFTRAAARLHVVQSAVSTTIKNLERELRTPLLERTPKRVLLTDAGAALLPRAHAALDAAREAADAVGEVRGGLRGTLRLGAITTVGLIDLPVFLGEFHRRHPGVFLQTSAAPSGSQGLVEALLERRLDLAFVSGPGPRPAGITLTALATSVLDLVVPAAHPLAKRRTVSITELAGLDFVDFPAGYSNRTVADRAFAAASVPHRVAIEITDLTTGVAYVRNGLGVALLPRVALGKGQDVATLTVDDADLEWQFSLAAPSERTPGAAARAMIAMAHEFLRQG; encoded by the coding sequence GTGGAACTGCGCCAGCTCGAGTACTTCGTCGCCGTCGCCGAGGAAGCGAACTTCACCCGTGCCGCCGCACGGCTGCACGTCGTCCAGTCCGCCGTCTCCACCACAATCAAGAACCTCGAGCGAGAACTCCGCACGCCGCTGCTGGAACGCACCCCCAAACGCGTGCTGCTCACCGATGCCGGTGCTGCCCTGCTACCGCGCGCCCATGCCGCTCTCGACGCCGCCCGGGAGGCCGCAGACGCGGTGGGCGAGGTCCGCGGCGGACTGCGCGGCACACTGCGGCTGGGCGCGATAACCACGGTTGGGCTCATCGACCTTCCCGTGTTCCTCGGTGAATTCCACCGGCGTCATCCCGGCGTGTTCCTGCAGACCAGCGCCGCCCCCTCCGGTTCCCAGGGCCTGGTCGAAGCCCTCCTCGAACGGCGGCTCGACCTCGCCTTCGTTTCGGGGCCCGGACCGCGCCCGGCAGGCATCACGCTGACCGCCCTCGCCACTTCGGTGCTCGACCTCGTCGTGCCGGCCGCCCATCCGCTCGCGAAACGCCGCACCGTGTCGATCACCGAACTGGCCGGCCTGGACTTCGTCGACTTCCCCGCGGGCTACAGCAACCGGACCGTTGCCGACCGGGCCTTCGCGGCTGCCTCCGTCCCCCATCGCGTCGCCATCGAGATCACCGACCTCACCACCGGCGTGGCCTACGTCCGAAACGGCCTGGGCGTGGCGCTGCTGCCACGGGTCGCCCTCGGCAAGGGACAGGACGTCGCCACGCTGACCGTCGACGACGCCGACCTGGAATGGCAGTTTTCCCTGGCCGCTCCGTCCGAGCGCACGCCCGGTGCTGCGGCACGTGCCATGATCGCGATGGCGCACGAGTTCCTTCGGCAAGGGTGA
- a CDS encoding GYD domain-containing protein — MPTYVTLLNWTDQGIRNYKDTTKRAEAFAAAAQKLGAKLLNLYWTVGSYDLVAVVEAPDDETATATLLQLGGVGNVRTTTLRAFGREEMDRIIAKAAG; from the coding sequence ATGCCGACGTATGTCACCTTGCTGAACTGGACCGATCAAGGGATCCGAAACTACAAGGACACCACAAAGCGTGCCGAGGCCTTCGCCGCAGCGGCACAGAAGCTCGGGGCGAAGCTCCTGAACCTCTACTGGACCGTCGGTTCGTACGACCTCGTGGCCGTTGTTGAGGCGCCCGACGACGAAACCGCCACCGCGACGCTCCTGCAGCTTGGCGGGGTGGGCAACGTCCGTACCACGACCCTGCGGGCCTTTGGCCGAGAGGAGATGGATCGCATCATCGCCAAGGCCGCTGGCTGA
- a CDS encoding DUF6233 domain-containing protein, with amino-acid sequence MTSNNTHPVSAQDARMAPTDAPLEACAFCRPDTEQGILD; translated from the coding sequence ATGACCAGCAACAACACGCATCCCGTCTCGGCGCAGGATGCTCGGATGGCGCCCACGGACGCGCCATTGGAGGCGTGCGCGTTCTGCCGACCGGACACCGAGCAAGGGATCCTCGACTGA
- a CDS encoding GNAT family N-acetyltransferase encodes MRPPGVHLREITDDNRDAVRALRVRRDQKQFVASVSKSLKEAAKTPEANPWYRAVYRGDEPVGFVMLSWKPPTGPFKGRHFIWRLLVDKRYQKRGIGREALTQIAALVREDGATELLTSYEPGDGEPWPFYQKFGFEPTGEIDDGEVVLRLTFPAQ; translated from the coding sequence ATGAGGCCCCCAGGCGTGCACCTACGGGAGATCACCGACGACAACCGGGATGCCGTTCGTGCCCTCCGCGTCCGACGTGACCAGAAGCAGTTCGTCGCCTCCGTGTCCAAGTCGCTCAAGGAGGCGGCAAAGACGCCGGAGGCCAACCCTTGGTACCGCGCCGTATACCGTGGCGACGAGCCAGTCGGCTTCGTGATGCTGTCGTGGAAACCGCCTACTGGTCCTTTCAAAGGGCGACACTTCATCTGGCGCCTCCTCGTCGACAAGCGGTACCAGAAGCGCGGGATCGGCCGAGAGGCGCTCACGCAGATCGCCGCCCTGGTTCGCGAGGACGGCGCCACCGAGCTGCTGACCAGCTACGAGCCCGGCGACGGCGAACCGTGGCCCTTCTACCAGAAGTTCGGGTTCGAGCCCACCGGGGAGATCGACGACGGCGAGGTCGTTCTGCGGCTCACCTTCCCCGCTCAGTGA
- a CDS encoding SRPBCC family protein, protein MSALEEHIDIDVPADLAWDFLHRTESYPRFVEGVREARPEGGNRAHLDVEAGGRTQDLEAEITDRDQGRTMEWQTTSGPDLAGSFSLLPIDSEHTRLQARIEYDPGAVREPFGGKKGFAQATAIERLVRSDLDQFKRLVEQAK, encoded by the coding sequence ATGAGTGCTCTCGAAGAACACATCGACATCGACGTCCCCGCCGATCTGGCCTGGGACTTCCTCCACCGCACGGAGAGCTACCCTCGCTTCGTCGAAGGGGTGCGGGAGGCTCGTCCGGAGGGCGGGAACCGAGCGCACCTGGACGTCGAGGCGGGCGGCCGGACGCAGGACCTCGAAGCCGAGATCACCGACCGCGACCAGGGTCGCACCATGGAGTGGCAGACCACGAGCGGCCCCGACCTGGCGGGTTCCTTCTCGCTCCTGCCCATCGACTCGGAGCACACCCGGCTCCAGGCACGGATCGAGTACGACCCGGGCGCTGTCAGGGAGCCGTTCGGCGGCAAGAAGGGCTTCGCCCAGGCGACGGCGATCGAACGGCTCGTGCGCAGCGACCTCGATCAGTTCAAGCGGCTGGTGGAACAGGCGAAGTGA
- a CDS encoding archease: MTARGPGSSGHRPGTSGHRLVPHTADVRVEAWGASRERCLMEAVRGMVGSFADVSAARATSVVRLRLDRDSDDDLLTALLDEVVFRLDVHGHVPVDVGAESVEGGLDVRLEVADLAEVEVIGAAPKGVSWQDLRIGPDPYGWSCAVTIDV, from the coding sequence GTGACAGCCCGTGGGCCAGGGTCGAGCGGGCATCGTCCGGGGACGAGCGGGCACCGGCTCGTGCCGCACACGGCGGACGTGCGCGTCGAAGCCTGGGGAGCGAGCCGCGAACGCTGCCTGATGGAAGCGGTACGGGGAATGGTGGGGTCCTTCGCGGATGTCTCCGCTGCGCGGGCCACCTCCGTGGTCCGGTTGCGGCTGGACAGGGACAGCGACGACGACCTTCTGACCGCGCTGCTGGACGAGGTCGTCTTCCGGCTGGACGTGCACGGCCACGTCCCCGTCGATGTGGGGGCGGAGTCGGTGGAGGGCGGCCTCGACGTGCGGCTGGAGGTCGCGGACCTCGCCGAGGTGGAGGTCATCGGTGCCGCGCCGAAGGGCGTCTCCTGGCAGGACCTGCGCATCGGGCCGGATCCGTACGGCTGGTCCTGCGCCGTCACCATCGACGTGTGA
- a CDS encoding RtcB family protein, with the protein MKLVELVDELVEEGPYRFRIEQRDEMRVPGVVFASRGLLRDAEQSLQQVANVATLPGIVVASYAMPDIHWGYGFPIGGVAATDVDEGGVVSPGGVGFDISCGVRLLAADCDREELRSALPAIMDALDRAIPRGAGPGGLWRPFTRRQLERLLEGGSRYAVAEGHGEERDLTRCEDGGAVADADITQVSERARERGLGQVGSLGSANHFLEIQEVAEVYDEPAANAFGIARGQVCVMIHCGSRGLGHQICTDHVRAMDQAMARYGITVPDRQLACTPVHSPEGQAYLGAMAAAANYGRANRQLLSDMTRRIFRRTADVRLSLVYDVSHNLAKIETHEVNGTHRRLCVHRKGATRAFPPGHPELPQPLRKFGQPVLIPGTMGTASYVLTGVPGGDAFHSTCHGAGRTLSRHRALRTIATEDLRARLKRDGIAVRPLSWRGLTEEAPEAYKDVSAVVAASEGAGLCRTVARLVPLGVVKG; encoded by the coding sequence ATGAAACTGGTGGAACTGGTCGACGAACTGGTCGAGGAGGGCCCCTACCGCTTCCGTATCGAACAGCGGGACGAGATGCGGGTACCCGGCGTGGTGTTCGCCTCCCGAGGCCTGCTGAGAGACGCCGAACAGTCGCTGCAGCAGGTGGCCAACGTGGCCACACTGCCGGGCATCGTCGTCGCCTCGTACGCCATGCCGGACATCCACTGGGGCTACGGCTTCCCCATCGGCGGTGTGGCCGCGACGGACGTGGACGAGGGCGGCGTGGTCTCGCCGGGCGGGGTCGGCTTCGACATTTCCTGCGGGGTGCGGCTGCTGGCGGCCGACTGCGACCGGGAGGAGCTTCGGTCGGCGCTGCCCGCGATCATGGACGCCCTGGACCGGGCGATCCCGCGCGGCGCGGGCCCCGGCGGGCTGTGGCGGCCGTTCACTCGCCGGCAGCTGGAGCGGCTCCTGGAGGGCGGTTCCCGGTACGCGGTGGCGGAGGGCCACGGCGAAGAACGCGACCTGACCCGCTGCGAGGACGGCGGCGCGGTCGCCGACGCCGACATCACGCAGGTGAGCGAGCGGGCCCGGGAGCGCGGTCTCGGACAGGTGGGCAGTCTCGGCTCCGCCAACCACTTCCTGGAGATCCAGGAGGTCGCCGAGGTGTACGACGAACCGGCCGCCAACGCCTTCGGGATCGCCCGCGGCCAGGTGTGCGTGATGATCCACTGCGGTTCGCGCGGCCTCGGGCACCAGATCTGCACCGACCACGTCCGCGCGATGGACCAAGCCATGGCCCGGTACGGCATCACCGTCCCCGACCGGCAACTGGCCTGCACCCCGGTCCACTCGCCCGAGGGCCAGGCGTATCTGGGCGCGATGGCCGCGGCCGCCAACTACGGCCGCGCGAACCGCCAGTTGCTCTCCGACATGACACGCCGGATCTTCCGCCGCACGGCGGACGTGCGGCTGTCCCTGGTGTACGACGTGTCCCACAACCTCGCCAAGATCGAGACCCACGAGGTGAACGGGACGCACCGCCGCCTGTGCGTCCACCGCAAGGGCGCCACGCGGGCCTTCCCGCCCGGCCACCCCGAACTGCCCCAGCCGCTACGGAAGTTCGGCCAGCCGGTGCTGATCCCCGGCACCATGGGCACGGCGTCGTACGTCCTGACCGGCGTCCCCGGCGGCGACGCGTTCCACTCCACCTGCCACGGCGCGGGCAGGACGCTGAGCCGCCACCGGGCCCTACGCACGATCGCGACCGAGGACCTGCGCGCCCGGCTGAAGCGGGACGGCATCGCCGTACGCCCGCTGTCGTGGCGCGGCCTGACCGAGGAGGCACCGGAGGCGTACAAGGACGTCAGCGCGGTGGTGGCGGCGAGTGAGGGCGCGGGTCTGTGCCGCACAGTGGCCCGACTGGTGCCGCTGGGAGTGGTCAAGGGCTGA
- a CDS encoding YbhB/YbcL family Raf kinase inhibitor-like protein, with protein sequence MTSIDLKSSAFSDHAAIPRQYALEGENVSPPLTWSGVPYDAVELVLLCEDPDAPSGSFVHWIVVGIDPHSDGVEAGQSPRGGDELVNGYGRPGWGGPHPPPGDKAHHYVFTLYALAEPCILPDAPSADQVHQTAEKHELADGTLVGLYHR encoded by the coding sequence ATGACCAGCATCGATCTCAAGAGCAGCGCATTCAGTGACCACGCGGCAATCCCCCGCCAGTACGCGTTGGAGGGGGAGAACGTCTCCCCGCCGCTGACCTGGTCCGGCGTACCGTACGACGCGGTGGAGCTGGTCCTGCTGTGCGAGGACCCCGACGCTCCGTCGGGCTCCTTCGTGCACTGGATCGTCGTGGGCATCGACCCCCACAGCGACGGCGTGGAGGCAGGACAGAGCCCGCGCGGCGGCGACGAACTCGTCAACGGGTACGGCCGCCCCGGCTGGGGCGGGCCCCACCCGCCGCCCGGGGACAAGGCGCACCACTACGTCTTCACCCTCTACGCCCTCGCGGAGCCGTGCATCCTCCCGGACGCTCCCAGCGCCGATCAGGTGCATCAGACCGCCGAGAAACACGAGCTGGCCGACGGCACCTTGGTCGGGCTGTACCACCGCTGA
- the polX gene encoding DNA polymerase/3'-5' exonuclease PolX, translated as MARSNDEVAALFQEYADLISITGGDAFKARVYEKAARAIGGHPADVSTLDAKGLQQIPGVGKSIAEKVVEYVNSGSVSAVEQLRAKIPAGVRRLTAIPMLGPKKALTLYEELGVSSIDELVDAIHAERLRDLKGFGPKTEENILHGIGLLRSAEDRVQLDVAMGLAEDIVAELSRVNGCRRCAYAGSLRRVRETVGDIDILTAAEDSGPLMRAFTELPYVMEVIAQGRTKTSIRTTKGLAVDLRVVPPDSWGAALQYFTGSKAHNIRTRELAVHQGLKLSEYGLFDVESGEKTVSETEEEVYARLGLPWIPPTLREDRGEIEAGLRDELPDLVEEADIRGDLHTHTDLTDGLAPLEDMVAAAAGRGYAYYAITDHGPDLSMQRMTDERMLAQREDVRRLDGAYGTRGKRAKRGGMRLLHGVELNIGPEGDVDWPDDFLAGFDLCVASVHSHFNQGREEMTRRIVRACENPYVNIIGHPTTRLIGKRPAVDADLDAVFAACARTGTALEINAHPDRLDLSDEHILRAKRYGVRFAVDSDAHAALHLAYMRYGVATAQRGWLTKDDVINTWPEARLRRFLDKGRAKGRNKGRARSRDTGRAKRHSTA; from the coding sequence ATGGCCCGGTCCAACGACGAGGTCGCCGCGCTGTTCCAGGAATACGCGGACCTGATCTCGATCACCGGAGGCGACGCGTTCAAGGCACGTGTCTACGAGAAGGCTGCCCGCGCGATCGGCGGTCACCCCGCCGATGTCTCCACGCTCGACGCCAAGGGCCTCCAGCAGATCCCCGGCGTTGGCAAGTCGATCGCCGAGAAGGTCGTCGAGTACGTCAACAGCGGCAGCGTGTCCGCGGTCGAGCAGCTGCGGGCGAAGATCCCCGCCGGTGTCCGGCGGCTGACGGCCATCCCCATGCTCGGCCCGAAGAAGGCGCTGACGCTGTACGAGGAGCTGGGCGTCTCCTCGATCGACGAACTGGTCGACGCCATCCACGCCGAGCGGCTGCGCGACCTGAAGGGCTTCGGGCCGAAAACGGAGGAGAACATCCTCCACGGCATCGGGCTCCTGAGGTCCGCCGAGGACCGCGTCCAGCTCGACGTCGCCATGGGCCTCGCCGAGGACATCGTCGCCGAGCTGTCCCGGGTGAACGGCTGCCGCCGCTGCGCGTACGCCGGCTCGCTGCGCCGTGTGCGCGAGACCGTCGGCGACATCGACATCCTCACCGCGGCCGAGGACTCGGGGCCGCTGATGCGGGCATTCACCGAGCTGCCGTACGTCATGGAGGTCATCGCGCAGGGCAGGACCAAGACGTCGATCCGCACCACCAAGGGCCTCGCCGTCGACCTGCGCGTCGTACCCCCGGACTCCTGGGGCGCGGCGCTCCAGTACTTCACCGGCTCCAAGGCGCACAACATCCGCACCCGGGAACTGGCCGTGCACCAGGGACTCAAGCTATCCGAGTACGGGCTGTTCGACGTCGAGAGCGGAGAGAAGACCGTCTCCGAGACGGAGGAGGAGGTGTACGCCCGGCTCGGCCTGCCGTGGATCCCGCCCACGCTGCGGGAGGACCGCGGCGAGATCGAGGCGGGCCTGCGCGACGAGCTGCCCGACCTGGTGGAGGAGGCGGACATCCGGGGCGACCTGCACACGCACACCGACCTCACCGACGGCCTCGCCCCGCTGGAGGACATGGTCGCCGCGGCCGCCGGGCGCGGCTACGCCTACTACGCGATCACCGACCACGGACCGGACCTGTCCATGCAGCGGATGACCGACGAACGGATGCTGGCCCAGCGCGAGGACGTACGGCGGCTCGACGGCGCGTACGGCACACGCGGGAAGCGCGCCAAGCGCGGCGGAATGCGGCTCCTGCACGGCGTGGAGCTGAACATCGGGCCCGAGGGTGACGTGGACTGGCCGGACGACTTCCTGGCCGGCTTCGACCTGTGCGTGGCCTCGGTGCACTCGCACTTCAACCAGGGGCGCGAGGAGATGACCCGCCGGATCGTCCGGGCCTGCGAGAACCCGTACGTCAACATCATCGGCCACCCCACCACCCGCCTCATCGGCAAGCGGCCGGCCGTCGACGCCGACCTCGACGCGGTGTTCGCCGCCTGCGCGCGCACCGGCACGGCCCTGGAGATCAACGCCCATCCGGACCGGCTCGACCTGTCCGACGAGCACATCCTGCGGGCCAAGCGGTACGGGGTGAGGTTCGCCGTCGACAGCGACGCCCACGCCGCCCTCCACCTGGCCTACATGCGCTACGGCGTGGCGACGGCGCAGCGCGGCTGGCTCACCAAGGACGACGTGATCAACACCTGGCCGGAGGCGCGGCTGCGGCGCTTCCTGGACAAGGGGCGCGCCAAGGGCCGTAACAAGGGCCGCGCCAGAAGCCGCGACACAGGGCGTGCCAAGCGGCACTCGACGGCGTAA